Proteins encoded together in one Neisseria lactamica window:
- the hrpA gene encoding ATP-dependent RNA helicase HrpA, which yields MFPDFSQTLSKDRHFLQSAFKNPNKYGGLSKVEEKYRKSHEIFLKRLAALPKPEFDNTLPVHEKLEEIKKTIAENQITIICGETGSGKTTQLPKICLELGRGAAGLIGHTQPRRLAARSVAERIAEELKSEIGSAVGYKVRFTDHTSRDACVKLMTDGILLAETQTDRYLAAYDTIIIDEAHERSLNIDFLLGYLKQLLPRRPDLKIIITSATIDAERFSRHFNGAPVLEVSGRTYPVEILYRPLTGKDEDDAEVELTDAIVDAADELACYGEGDILVFLPGEREIREAAEALRKSTLRRNDEILPLFARLSHAEQHKIFHPSGAKRRIVLATNVAETSLTVPGIKYVIDTGLARVKRYSARAKVEQLHVEKISQAAARQRSGRCGRVSAGVCIRLFSEEDFNSRTEFTDPEIVRSNLAAVILRMASLNLGDVAAFPFLEMPDSRYINDGFQVLLELGAVEAV from the coding sequence ATGTTTCCCGATTTCTCCCAAACCCTCTCCAAAGACCGCCACTTCCTGCAATCCGCCTTCAAAAATCCCAACAAATACGGCGGTTTGTCCAAAGTCGAAGAAAAATACCGGAAATCGCACGAAATCTTTTTGAAGCGTTTGGCAGCATTGCCCAAACCCGAGTTCGACAACACCTTGCCTGTTCACGAAAAACTCGAAGAAATCAAAAAAACCATTGCCGAGAATCAGATAACGATTATTTGCGGCGAAACCGGTTCGGGCAAAACCACGCAGTTGCCCAAGATTTGTTTGGAACTAGGACGCGGGGCGGCGGGTTTGATCGGACATACCCAGCCGCGCCGTTTGGCGGCACGTTCCGTAGCGGAGCGGATTGCCGAAGAATTGAAATCGGAAATCGGCAGCGCGGTGGGCTATAAGGTGCGTTTTACCGACCACACGTCGCGCGATGCCTGCGTCAAGCTGATGACCGACGGCATCCTGCTGGCGGAAACGCAGACCGACCGTTATCTCGCCGCCTACGACACGATTATCATCGACGAAGCGCACGAGCGCAGCCTGAACATCGACTTCCTCTTGGGCTATTTGAAACAACTGCTGCCGCGCCGCCCCGATTTGAAAATCATCATCACCTCGGCAACCATAGACGCAGAACGCTTCTCCCGACACTTCAACGGCGCGCCTGTTTTAGAAGTAAGCGGGCGCACCTATCCCGTCGAAATCCTCTACCGCCCGCTGACCGGCAAAGACGAAGACGATGCAGAAGTCGAGCTGACCGACGCAATTGTCGATGCAGCCGACGAATTGGCGTGCTACGGCGAAGGCGATATCTTGGTATTCCTGCCGGGCGAGCGCGAAATCCGCGAAGCCGCCGAAGCCCTGCGCAAATCTACACTGCGCCGCAACGACGAAATCCTGCCCCTGTTCGCACGCCTGTCCCACGCCGAACAGCACAAAATCTTCCACCCTTCAGGCGCGAAACGCCGTATCGTGTTGGCAACCAACGTCGCCGAAACCTCGCTCACCGTGCCGGGCATCAAATACGTCATCGACACCGGCCTCGCGCGCGTCAAACGCTATTCCGCACGGGCAAAAGTAGAGCAGCTTCATGTCGAAAAAATCTCCCAAGCCGCCGCCCGCCAACGCTCCGGCCGCTGCGGACGCGTCTCCGCAGGCGTATGTATCCGACTGTTTTCAGAAGAAGATTTCAACAGCCGCACCGAATTCACCGACCCCGAAATCGTCCGCAGCAACCTCGCCGCCGTCATCCTGCGCATGGCATCGCTGAACCTGGGCGATGTGGCGGCATTCCCGTTTTTAGAAATGCCCGATTCGCGGTATATCAATGATGGGTTTCAGGTGTTGCTGGAATTGGGTGCGGTGGAGGCCGTCTGA
- a CDS encoding chloride channel protein — translation MFRTLIRNLRRKIRQTRRISRKSIAFMFLLAGSALVALTALFFARLADYALELNAAWVQKYPWFAWVALPLGLPLIAWFTRKFAPFTAGSGIPQVIASLSLPYGAQKTRLLRLKPTLLKIPLTFLGMLFGASIGREGPSVQVGAAVMGAWGAWCKKHGLAFKGMQENDLMAAGAAGGLAAAFNAPLAGVIFAIEELGRGIMLRWERQILLGVLASGFIQVAIQGNNPYFSGFNGGVLENILMWVVAAGLVCGAAGGLFGRLLYQGAEAFSPRKIQGFVRNRPLLLAAVMGLLLAALGTLYQGKTYGTGYHEAAQALHGVYEAPFGLAAAKWLATVFSYWAGIPGGIFTPSLTIGAFLGEHIASAADVSAGANIIVLICMAAFLAGATQSPITSAVIVMEMTGGQSLLFWMLIACIFASQVSRQFSPQPFYHASGMRFRRRVLQETAAQTGNAPAGLQAANSKAGMPSEN, via the coding sequence ATGTTCCGCACACTTATCCGCAATCTACGCCGCAAAATCCGCCAAACCCGCCGCATTTCGCGCAAAAGCATCGCCTTTATGTTCCTTCTGGCAGGCTCCGCGCTTGTCGCCCTGACCGCGCTGTTTTTCGCCCGCCTTGCCGACTACGCCCTCGAACTGAATGCCGCGTGGGTGCAAAAATACCCGTGGTTCGCGTGGGTCGCGCTTCCTTTGGGTTTGCCTCTGATTGCGTGGTTCACACGCAAATTCGCCCCCTTTACCGCCGGCAGCGGTATTCCGCAAGTCATCGCCTCGCTGTCGCTGCCCTACGGCGCACAAAAAACACGGCTGCTCCGCCTCAAACCGACACTGCTGAAAATCCCGCTGACCTTTTTGGGTATGCTGTTCGGCGCGTCCATCGGGCGCGAAGGCCCGTCCGTCCAAGTCGGCGCGGCAGTGATGGGCGCGTGGGGCGCATGGTGCAAAAAACACGGTTTGGCATTCAAAGGGATGCAGGAAAACGATTTGATGGCGGCGGGCGCGGCGGGCGGCTTGGCAGCCGCATTCAACGCGCCTTTGGCAGGCGTGATTTTCGCCATTGAGGAACTCGGGCGCGGCATTATGCTGCGTTGGGAGCGGCAGATTCTTTTGGGCGTGCTCGCCTCCGGCTTCATACAGGTCGCCATTCAGGGAAACAACCCGTATTTTTCCGGTTTCAACGGCGGCGTGTTGGAAAATATTTTGATGTGGGTCGTGGCGGCCGGGCTGGTTTGCGGCGCGGCGGGCGGTCTGTTCGGACGGCTGCTCTATCAGGGCGCGGAGGCATTTTCCCCGCGCAAAATCCAAGGCTTCGTCCGCAACCGTCCGTTGCTGCTCGCGGCTGTCATGGGGCTGCTGCTTGCCGCGTTGGGCACGCTTTATCAGGGCAAAACCTACGGCACCGGCTACCACGAGGCCGCACAGGCGTTGCACGGCGTTTACGAAGCCCCCTTCGGTCTGGCGGCGGCGAAATGGCTCGCCACCGTATTCAGCTATTGGGCAGGCATTCCGGGCGGCATTTTCACTCCCTCGCTGACCATAGGCGCATTCTTAGGCGAACATATCGCCTCCGCCGCCGACGTATCCGCCGGTGCAAACATCATCGTCCTCATCTGCATGGCGGCATTTCTGGCGGGCGCGACACAATCCCCGATTACCTCCGCCGTCATCGTTATGGAAATGACCGGCGGGCAAAGCCTGCTGTTTTGGATGCTGATTGCCTGCATTTTCGCCTCGCAGGTTTCGCGCCAGTTTTCGCCGCAGCCGTTTTACCACGCATCGGGAATGCGTTTCCGCCGGCGCGTGCTTCAAGAAACCGCCGCCCAAACCGGCAATGCGCCTGCCGGACTGCAAGCCGCAAACAGCAAAGCGGGAATGCCGTCTGAAAATTAA
- the argJ gene encoding bifunctional glutamate N-acetyltransferase/amino-acid acetyltransferase ArgJ, with amino-acid sequence MAVKLTEKTAEQLYGIDGITLYTAQAGIKKPDQNDLTLIDIAAGSTVGAVFTSNRFCAAPVRVAKSHLFDEDGVRALIINTGNANAGTGEQGRQDALAVCAAAAGWAGCLPNQVLPFSTGVILEPLPADKIIAALPKMQPAFWDVAARAIMTTDTVPKAASREGKVGEKHTVRATGIAKGSGMIHPNMATMLAFIATDAKVSQPVLQLMTQEIADETFNTITVDGDTSTNDSFVIIATGKNSQSEIDNIADPRYAQLKELLCSLALELAQAIVRDGEGATKFITIEVQNAKTREEARQAAYAVARSPLVKTAFFASDPNLGRLLAAIGYAGIADLDTGLVEMYLDDILVAEHGGRAASYTEAQGQAVMAKDEITVRIKLHRGQAAATVYTCDLSHGYVSINADYRS; translated from the coding sequence ATGGCTGTCAAACTGACCGAAAAAACCGCCGAACAACTCTACGGCATCGACGGCATCACCCTTTATACCGCCCAAGCCGGCATCAAAAAACCCGATCAAAACGACCTGACGCTGATCGACATAGCCGCCGGCAGCACCGTCGGGGCAGTGTTTACAAGCAACCGCTTCTGCGCCGCCCCCGTCCGCGTCGCCAAATCGCACCTTTTCGACGAAGACGGCGTGCGCGCCCTGATTATCAACACGGGCAATGCCAATGCCGGCACCGGCGAACAAGGCAGGCAGGACGCTTTGGCGGTTTGCGCCGCCGCCGCCGGATGGGCGGGCTGTTTGCCCAATCAGGTATTACCCTTTTCCACCGGCGTGATTCTCGAGCCGCTGCCCGCCGATAAAATCATCGCCGCCCTGCCCAAAATGCAGCCTGCCTTTTGGGACGTTGCGGCACGCGCCATTATGACTACCGACACCGTGCCCAAAGCCGCATCGCGCGAAGGCAAAGTCGGCGAAAAGCACACCGTCCGCGCCACCGGCATCGCCAAAGGCTCCGGTATGATTCATCCGAATATGGCGACGATGCTCGCCTTTATCGCCACCGATGCCAAAGTTTCCCAGCCCGTCCTCCAACTGATGACGCAGGAAATCGCCGACGAAACCTTCAACACCATCACCGTTGACGGCGACACCAGCACCAACGACAGCTTCGTCATCATCGCCACCGGCAAAAACAGCCAAAGCGAAATCGACAACATCGCCGACCCGCGTTACGCCCAACTCAAAGAATTGTTGTGCAGCCTCGCGCTCGAACTCGCCCAAGCCATCGTCCGCGACGGCGAGGGTGCGACCAAGTTCATCACCATCGAAGTGCAAAACGCCAAAACCCGCGAAGAGGCGCGCCAAGCCGCCTACGCCGTGGCACGTTCGCCGCTGGTCAAAACCGCCTTTTTCGCCTCCGACCCCAACCTCGGCAGGCTGCTCGCCGCCATCGGTTATGCCGGCATTGCCGACCTCGACACCGGCCTCGTGGAAATGTATCTCGACGATATCCTGGTTGCCGAACACGGCGGACGCGCCGCAAGCTACACCGAGGCGCAAGGACAGGCGGTGATGGCGAAAGACGAAATCACCGTCCGCATCAAGCTGCATCGCGGACAGGCCGCCGCCACCGTCTATACCTGCGACCTGTCGCACGGATACGTCTCCATCAACGCCGACTACCGCTCCTAA